From one Pseudomonas sp. MYb118 genomic stretch:
- a CDS encoding aspartate aminotransferase family protein: MSMINGFTQDDAERLSDNEKRLIERRTRLLGPAYRLFYEHPLHTVRGEGVWLYDEQGRRYLDAYNNVASVGHCHPRVVEAITRQAGQLNTHTRYLQEGVLDYAEQLLGTFPDHLERVMFTCTGSEANDLALRISKQFTGGSGVIITRFAYHGVTGDIAELSPSLGPSMILPPHVRTVRAPDAYRLGEEQVASTFAADVRAAIADLRAHGIRPAAILLDGIFASDGVLADPAGCIAEGIALAQAEGLLYIADEVQSGFARTGLNLWGFQRHNVRPDIVTLGKPMGNGHPIAGLVGRAEVVDHFGRNMRYFNTFGGNPVSCAAGQAVLDVIRDEQLQQRSHSLGEYLVAGFKTLAERYPIIGDVRGAGMFLGVELVTDRNSKTPAAAQTRQVVNAMREQGVLISAAGPLENVLKIRPLLAFEREHADLLLAVAGEALAKIER; encoded by the coding sequence ATGAGCATGATCAACGGTTTCACCCAGGACGATGCCGAGCGTCTTTCGGACAACGAAAAACGCCTGATCGAGCGCCGCACGCGCTTGCTCGGCCCGGCTTATCGACTGTTCTACGAGCACCCGTTGCACACGGTGCGCGGTGAAGGCGTGTGGCTGTACGACGAGCAGGGCCGGCGCTACCTGGATGCCTACAACAACGTGGCGTCGGTGGGACATTGCCATCCACGGGTGGTCGAGGCGATCACTCGACAGGCCGGGCAACTGAACACCCACACCCGTTATTTGCAGGAAGGTGTGCTGGATTACGCCGAGCAACTGCTGGGCACGTTTCCCGATCACCTCGAACGCGTGATGTTCACCTGCACCGGCAGCGAGGCCAACGACCTGGCGTTGCGCATTTCCAAGCAGTTCACTGGCGGGAGCGGGGTGATCATTACCCGGTTCGCCTATCACGGGGTCACGGGCGACATCGCCGAGCTGTCGCCGTCGCTGGGCCCGAGCATGATCCTGCCGCCCCATGTGCGCACCGTGCGTGCGCCGGATGCCTACCGGCTGGGTGAGGAGCAGGTGGCCTCGACCTTTGCCGCCGATGTGCGGGCGGCCATCGCTGACCTGCGCGCGCACGGCATTCGTCCGGCAGCGATCCTGCTCGACGGCATCTTCGCCAGCGATGGCGTGCTCGCCGATCCCGCCGGTTGCATCGCCGAAGGCATCGCGCTGGCCCAGGCAGAGGGTCTGTTGTACATCGCCGATGAAGTGCAGTCGGGCTTTGCCCGTACCGGTTTGAACCTGTGGGGTTTCCAGCGGCACAACGTGCGCCCGGACATCGTCACTCTGGGCAAGCCGATGGGCAATGGCCACCCCATCGCCGGTCTTGTCGGGCGCGCCGAAGTGGTCGATCACTTCGGCCGCAACATGCGTTACTTCAACACCTTCGGCGGCAACCCGGTGTCCTGCGCGGCGGGGCAGGCGGTGCTGGACGTGATCCGCGACGAACAGTTGCAACAGCGTTCGCACAGCCTGGGCGAATACCTGGTGGCGGGCTTCAAGACATTGGCCGAGCGCTACCCGATCATCGGTGATGTGCGCGGTGCGGGGATGTTCCTCGGCGTCGAACTGGTCACCGACCGCAACAGCAAAACACCCGCCGCTGCCCAGACCCGCCAGGTGGTCAACGCCATGCGCGAGCAAGGCGTACTGATCAGCGCAGCCGGGCCGCTGGAAAACGTGCTGAAGATACGCCCGCTGCTGGCGTTCGAGCGTGAGCATGCGGATTTGTTGTTGGCGGTGGCGGGGGAGGCGCTGGCCAAAATCGAACGGTAA
- a CDS encoding amidohydrolase, giving the protein MLPSTERIDSHVHFYTRDDLHRVAGSLPYSLPEPHPLTTYLDQLIDAGITPTVINNVHLSILPDSENVFASFTELDQLQAANPQRYGSVKLVGTIKADPAYATRERLAHPQVIGARIVLHDARPETVSPEDFSSEQWSAFYARLQPHQHLHIYAKEAETNLRVLRQVPEDVRVIIDHLGSCHAERGPDEPAYVALLAEAKRRGNVWFKGPGYRTSSDPAQTARFVTQIVRCVGVEKIVLEATDAPHVGTDNTGVAYSKLFDLNKTFSFVDAVAHHVSKETRIPAGQLLRNAIGQLVS; this is encoded by the coding sequence ATGCTGCCTTCGACCGAAAGAATTGATAGCCACGTCCACTTCTACACTCGCGATGATCTTCATCGAGTGGCGGGTTCGTTACCTTATTCATTACCTGAACCGCATCCGCTGACTACTTATCTGGATCAACTTATCGACGCCGGTATTACGCCAACGGTCATCAATAATGTTCATCTAAGCATCCTGCCGGATTCGGAAAACGTATTTGCCTCGTTTACCGAACTCGACCAACTTCAGGCGGCCAATCCCCAGCGTTACGGCAGCGTGAAACTGGTCGGGACAATCAAGGCCGATCCTGCCTACGCCACCCGCGAACGGCTGGCACATCCGCAGGTGATCGGTGCCCGCATCGTGCTGCACGATGCCAGGCCTGAAACGGTTTCCCCCGAGGATTTCAGCAGCGAGCAGTGGTCGGCGTTTTACGCCCGTCTGCAACCGCACCAGCACCTGCACATCTACGCCAAGGAAGCCGAGACCAACCTGCGTGTATTGCGCCAGGTTCCGGAAGACGTGCGGGTGATCATTGATCACCTGGGCAGTTGCCACGCCGAGCGCGGCCCCGATGAACCTGCCTACGTCGCACTGCTGGCCGAGGCGAAAAGGCGCGGCAATGTGTGGTTCAAGGGGCCGGGTTATCGCACCTCGAGCGATCCTGCACAAACCGCCCGGTTCGTGACGCAGATCGTGCGCTGCGTAGGCGTTGAAAAGATTGTTCTGGAAGCCACCGACGCCCCCCATGTGGGCACTGACAATACTGGCGTGGCCTATTCCAAATTGTTCGATTTAAACAAGACGTTCAGTTTTGTCGATGCTGTTGCACACCATGTTTCTAAAGAAACCCGAATTCCTGCTGGCCAACTTCTGCGCAATGCCATTGGCCAACTGGTTAGTTGA
- a CDS encoding alpha/beta hydrolase: MTNITTKEIDFAVKYADQTLKLKGTVFTPENADASLPPVVFNSGFTGGVSMYGQLFGRALAARGYRVMTYDVAGFFTNKLIRNTIKAGDQLITNVSLEDQKDEVLGAVQWARENFGQMPVVASWAMGSVASLGAVAELAAAGGEQIRFWVPMSYTNIRHLQGLRADQAAADAAILQLADDAAIPPFDTGTEATRVGYYPLDPDTQAYVDQQLGGYTEAGGADRWPGCTHVTAKSYKSYVAYNPEQAIEGANGFPPALIIHGADNTLHMPAESERLHRQYPGDAGPAALIIKGMQHGQQNQVDSPVFATIIRSIDQAIRARA; this comes from the coding sequence ATGACAAACATTACTACAAAAGAAATCGACTTCGCCGTTAAGTACGCGGACCAGACCCTGAAACTCAAAGGGACTGTTTTCACTCCGGAAAACGCCGACGCGTCCCTGCCGCCAGTGGTGTTCAACTCCGGCTTCACCGGTGGCGTGTCGATGTACGGTCAGCTGTTCGGTCGTGCCCTGGCGGCGCGCGGTTATCGCGTCATGACCTACGACGTGGCGGGTTTCTTCACCAACAAGCTGATCCGCAACACGATCAAGGCCGGTGACCAGTTGATCACCAATGTCAGCCTGGAAGACCAGAAGGACGAAGTGCTCGGTGCTGTGCAATGGGCCCGGGAAAACTTTGGCCAGATGCCAGTGGTGGCTTCCTGGGCGATGGGCTCGGTGGCGAGCCTGGGTGCCGTGGCCGAACTGGCAGCGGCCGGCGGCGAGCAGATCCGTTTCTGGGTGCCGATGAGCTACACCAACATTCGCCATTTGCAAGGCCTGCGTGCCGACCAGGCGGCAGCGGATGCGGCGATCCTGCAACTGGCCGACGATGCGGCGATCCCGCCGTTCGACACCGGCACCGAGGCGACCCGTGTGGGTTACTACCCGCTGGACCCGGACACCCAGGCCTATGTCGACCAGCAACTGGGTGGCTACACCGAAGCCGGTGGCGCCGACCGCTGGCCGGGCTGCACCCACGTCACGGCCAAGTCGTACAAGTCCTACGTGGCCTACAACCCGGAGCAAGCCATCGAAGGGGCCAACGGTTTCCCGCCGGCGCTGATCATCCATGGTGCCGACAACACCCTGCACATGCCGGCCGAGTCCGAGCGCCTGCACCGTCAGTACCCGGGTGACGCAGGCCCGGCCGCGCTGATCATCAAGGGCATGCAACACGGCCAGCAGAACCAGGTCGACAGCCCGGTGTTCGCGACGATCATCCGAAGCATCGACCAGGCGATTCGCGCTCGCGCCTAA
- a CDS encoding GlxA family transcriptional regulator: MTGDSAPSVTNPATKRIGLLILPQFSMMALAGASEPLRAANRLSGKTLYEWTVLSESGGPVSSSSGFEIQAQPIDQAPDFDRVFVLASLDIEHQKPPKMLRYLQRAVARGKTVGALSTGTFILARAGLLEGKRCTLHWESIGQFSEEFPTIEVTRELYVNHENRWTCAGGTAAIDLMLAQIALDFGNPLAASIAEQFLHARIRAPEEHQRMSIQWRFGIHDKRLTAAIAFMENNLENIVGIEEIADRCNLSHRQLERLWHQHFGMTPKRFYLELRLNEARRLLRESTQPIASIAYSCGFVSASHLGAAYRRVFACTPGEERRKFDDAHS; this comes from the coding sequence ATGACCGGCGACTCCGCACCCTCCGTGACCAACCCCGCCACCAAGCGCATTGGCCTGCTGATTCTTCCCCAGTTTTCGATGATGGCCCTGGCCGGTGCCAGCGAACCGCTGCGTGCGGCCAATCGGTTGTCCGGCAAGACGCTCTACGAATGGACCGTGCTCAGCGAGTCGGGCGGCCCGGTCAGTTCCAGCAGCGGTTTCGAGATCCAGGCCCAGCCCATCGACCAGGCGCCGGATTTCGACCGGGTGTTCGTGCTGGCGAGCCTGGACATCGAACACCAGAAACCGCCGAAGATGCTGCGCTACCTGCAGCGCGCCGTGGCCCGTGGCAAAACCGTCGGCGCCTTGAGCACCGGCACGTTCATCCTCGCCCGTGCCGGCCTGCTCGAAGGCAAGCGCTGCACGTTGCACTGGGAATCCATCGGCCAGTTTTCCGAGGAATTTCCCACCATCGAAGTGACCCGCGAGCTGTACGTCAACCATGAAAACCGCTGGACCTGCGCCGGCGGCACGGCGGCCATCGACCTGATGCTGGCGCAAATCGCCCTGGATTTCGGCAACCCGCTGGCGGCGAGCATTGCCGAGCAGTTTCTCCATGCGCGTATTCGCGCCCCGGAAGAGCACCAGCGCATGTCGATCCAGTGGCGCTTCGGTATTCACGACAAGCGCCTCACCGCGGCAATCGCGTTCATGGAGAACAACCTGGAGAACATCGTCGGCATCGAGGAAATCGCCGACCGCTGCAACCTGTCCCACCGCCAGCTGGAACGGCTGTGGCACCAGCATTTCGGCATGACCCCCAAGCGTTTCTACCTGGAGCTGCGGCTCAACGAAGCGCGCCGCTTGCTGCGCGAAAGCACCCAGCCGATTGCGTCGATTGCCTACAGTTGCGGGTTCGTCTCGGCGTCGCACCTGGGCGCGGCGTATCGCCGGGTCTTTGCCTGCACGCCAGGGGAGGAGCGGCGGAAATTTGATGATGCCCACTCCTGA
- a CDS encoding ABC transporter permease has product METLSFILENGGLISLLLGQHLLLVAVAVGLAILTGVPVGIAISQHPRARRWVLAFAAVLMTIPSAALFGLMIPALSLIGYGIGVVPAVIALFLYSQLPIIRNTTTAISNIDPALREAAIGMGMSTWQRLWKVELPIAVPLIMAGVRMATVINIGIAAIAAYIGAGGLGSLIIRGIAQSDTRQLLAGAIIISVIAIAADYALYALQRILTPTGLNKNKVASGPMKEATT; this is encoded by the coding sequence ATGGAAACCTTGAGTTTCATTCTGGAAAACGGCGGGCTGATCAGTCTGCTCCTCGGCCAGCACCTGCTCCTCGTCGCAGTGGCGGTGGGGCTGGCGATCCTCACCGGCGTGCCGGTCGGCATCGCGATCTCCCAGCATCCCAGGGCGCGTCGCTGGGTATTGGCCTTCGCCGCCGTGCTGATGACCATTCCTTCGGCGGCGCTGTTCGGCCTGATGATCCCGGCCCTGTCGCTGATCGGCTACGGCATTGGCGTGGTGCCGGCGGTCATTGCCCTGTTTCTCTATTCGCAGTTGCCGATCATCCGCAACACCACCACCGCGATCTCCAACATTGACCCGGCGCTGCGCGAAGCGGCCATCGGCATGGGCATGTCGACCTGGCAGCGGTTGTGGAAGGTCGAGCTGCCGATTGCCGTGCCGCTGATCATGGCCGGCGTACGCATGGCCACGGTGATCAACATCGGCATCGCCGCCATTGCCGCCTACATCGGTGCCGGTGGCCTGGGCAGCCTGATCATTCGCGGTATCGCCCAGTCCGACACCCGCCAGTTGCTGGCCGGCGCCATCATCATCAGTGTCATTGCCATCGCGGCCGACTATGCGCTGTATGCCCTGCAACGCATCCTCACGCCTACCGGCCTGAACAAGAACAAAGTGGCCAGCGGCCCAATGAAGGAAGCGACGACGTGA
- a CDS encoding ABC transporter ATP-binding protein: MIQIENLNKQFGSITAVEDVSFNVEEGQICVLLGPSGCGKTTTLKMINRLITPTSGTIRIGGRDTSELDSVTLKRSIGYVIQQVGLFPNMTVEENICVVPNLLGWDKTKSRKRAAELLEVVALDPARFLKRYPCELSGGQQQRVGVARALAADPPVMLMDEPFGAIDPINRDVIQDEFMRIQRQVGKTVLFVSHDIDEAVKMADCVALFHNGKIEQFGTPDDLLARPNSEFVANFMGSDRIMKRLFLLRAGDIASKIAPREQMQIVGGNSSLATQSPLIVKPADDLRQVLSQLLGRGQDWALCNDSDGRFIGYIHQADILARLVDNINPVGH, encoded by the coding sequence GTGATCCAGATCGAAAACCTCAATAAACAATTTGGCTCAATCACCGCCGTGGAAGATGTCTCCTTCAACGTTGAAGAGGGACAGATCTGCGTACTGCTGGGGCCCTCGGGCTGCGGCAAGACCACCACGCTGAAGATGATCAACCGCTTGATCACGCCGACGTCGGGCACCATCCGCATCGGCGGTCGTGACACCAGCGAGCTGGACAGCGTGACCCTCAAGCGCTCCATCGGCTACGTGATCCAGCAGGTTGGTCTGTTCCCCAACATGACCGTGGAAGAAAACATCTGCGTGGTGCCCAACCTGCTCGGTTGGGACAAGACCAAGAGCCGCAAGCGCGCCGCCGAGTTGCTGGAGGTGGTGGCGCTGGACCCGGCGCGCTTCCTCAAGCGCTACCCGTGCGAGCTGTCCGGTGGCCAGCAGCAGCGCGTCGGCGTGGCCCGCGCCCTGGCCGCCGACCCGCCGGTGATGCTGATGGACGAGCCGTTCGGGGCGATCGACCCGATCAACCGCGACGTGATCCAGGACGAGTTCATGCGCATCCAGCGCCAGGTCGGCAAGACCGTGCTGTTCGTCAGCCACGACATCGACGAAGCGGTGAAGATGGCCGACTGCGTGGCCCTGTTCCACAACGGCAAGATCGAACAGTTCGGCACCCCCGACGACCTGCTGGCACGGCCCAACAGCGAGTTCGTGGCCAACTTCATGGGCAGCGACCGCATCATGAAACGCCTGTTCCTGCTGCGCGCCGGTGACATCGCCAGCAAGATCGCACCCCGCGAGCAGATGCAGATCGTCGGGGGCAACAGCAGCCTCGCCACGCAATCGCCGCTGATCGTCAAACCTGCTGATGACCTGCGCCAGGTGCTCTCGCAACTGCTCGGTCGCGGCCAGGATTGGGCGCTGTGCAACGACAGCGACGGACGCTTTATCGGCTACATCCATCAGGCCGACATCCTCGCGCGGCTGGTCGACAACATCAATCCAGTGGGGCACTGA